In a single window of the Marinitoga litoralis genome:
- a CDS encoding MBL fold metallo-hydrolase — protein sequence MLITGIVDNIKLHPLLKRDWGLSILVEDENKKILFDTGSDYRILEHNIKHLGLEQTLENIDALFLSHYHDDHTGGLDFVLENFNVKKAYIPSQFPKELINKLERKTEVNISEKPSEIKKNIYSTGTFKENIPEHSMVLKTEKGLVVIAGCAHPNIENILNFSKEYFKDKLHAAIGGFHFYKLYEEKLFVRLDRIKKTGVEFLLPSHCTGIEAINVMNVEFKGRIIKFGAGARIEI from the coding sequence ATGCTAATTACTGGTATTGTAGATAATATTAAATTACATCCATTATTAAAAAGAGATTGGGGATTATCTATTTTAGTTGAAGATGAAAATAAAAAAATACTATTTGATACTGGATCAGATTATAGGATTTTAGAACATAATATAAAGCATTTAGGATTAGAACAAACATTAGAAAATATTGATGCTCTTTTTTTAAGTCATTATCATGATGATCATACTGGAGGATTAGATTTCGTTCTAGAAAATTTTAATGTCAAAAAGGCTTATATACCCTCACAATTTCCTAAAGAATTAATAAATAAATTAGAAAGAAAAACTGAAGTTAATATAAGTGAAAAACCATCTGAAATTAAAAAAAACATATATTCTACTGGTACATTTAAAGAAAATATCCCAGAACATTCAATGGTTTTGAAAACTGAGAAAGGATTAGTTGTAATTGCTGGATGTGCACATCCTAACATCGAAAACATTCTTAATTTTTCAAAAGAATATTTTAAAGACAAGTTACATGCTGCAATAGGTGGATTTCATTTTTATAAATTATATGAAGAAAAATTATTTGTTAGATTAGATAGAATTAAAAAAACTGGTGTTGAATTTTTATTGCCTTCGCATTGTACCGGGATTGAAGCAATAAATGTTATGAACGTTGAGTTTAAAGGAAGAATAATAAAATTTGGAGCTGGGGCAAGAATAGAAATATAA
- a CDS encoding metal ABC transporter solute-binding protein, Zn/Mn family: MKKYIYLIIILIFTINLFSLNIVTSIKPLELITKELVPDANITTIYENSDSFFNLKIDSKDFNNVDLFVVLDKEIILSENSKSVVLSEGVLFYPYKENPFIWTDPLYTVVIAYKIEKKLESISPENANEFRNNLLNFTQKLVDLSDSFSKIIKDKKINILDINETFIHFYKRYNIKYATLGEDETITKDKILVYNINYDDSTFDNLKNKKILVDIFASQYDDIINFYKTIIDALIN; this comes from the coding sequence ATGAAAAAATATATCTACTTAATTATTATTCTAATATTTACCATTAACTTATTTTCTTTAAACATAGTAACTTCTATTAAACCGTTAGAATTAATTACAAAAGAATTGGTGCCAGATGCAAATATTACTACAATTTATGAAAATAGCGATTCTTTTTTTAACCTAAAAATTGATTCCAAAGATTTTAATAACGTCGATTTATTTGTTGTCTTAGATAAGGAAATAATATTATCTGAAAATTCAAAGAGTGTTGTTTTATCAGAGGGTGTATTATTTTATCCGTATAAAGAAAATCCTTTTATTTGGACTGACCCATTATATACTGTAGTAATAGCATACAAAATAGAAAAAAAATTAGAAAGTATTTCCCCAGAGAATGCTAATGAATTCAGAAATAATTTACTGAATTTCACGCAAAAACTTGTTGACTTATCAGATTCATTTTCAAAAATTATAAAAGATAAAAAAATTAATATATTAGATATAAATGAAACCTTTATCCATTTTTATAAAAGATATAATATTAAATATGCCACTTTAGGAGAAGATGAAACAATCACCAAAGATAAAATCCTTGTATATAACATTAATTATGATGATTCAACATTTGATAATTTAAAAAATAAAAAAATATTAGTTGATATTTTTGCTTCTCAATATGATGATATCATAAATTTTTATAAAACTATAATCGATGCTTTAATAAATTAA
- a CDS encoding NAD(P)/FAD-dependent oxidoreductase, translated as MEYDVIIIGAGPAGLFCSSNIKNKKVLILEKNEKPGKKILVAGGGKCNFTNNDSINELYLHYGDKKNFVKKALYKYSNKDLLNEVGFEYIITDEGKVFPKNMNSKTVLNWLLEINNKNNVEIKYNIKIQNIEKKDKFIINTNKGEYISKFLIIATGGKSYPMLGSTGDGYNIAKKFGHNIIKPKPALTPVIIKDYPFVDLSGNSMNVLIRKNKQIFKGNMLFTHKGFSGPVILNSSRYFNYGDLIKISFVNFDNEENFRNDFFELINNNKNSLLNEVLKKYNITKRFIAIMFKRLNLNNTIKCNNISKNERNKIINYLYNQEFIIEKVGDFNVSMVTSGGVDTKEIDSKTMESKLIENLYFIGEVLDVDGETGGYNIQWAFSSAKVASDSINSK; from the coding sequence ATGGAATATGATGTAATAATAATAGGAGCTGGTCCTGCAGGTTTATTTTGTTCTTCTAATATAAAAAATAAAAAAGTATTAATATTAGAAAAAAATGAAAAACCAGGAAAAAAAATATTAGTTGCTGGTGGAGGGAAATGTAATTTCACTAATAACGATAGTATTAATGAATTATACTTGCATTATGGAGATAAAAAGAATTTTGTAAAAAAAGCTTTGTACAAATATTCCAATAAAGATTTACTAAATGAAGTTGGGTTTGAATACATAATTACCGATGAGGGAAAAGTATTTCCAAAAAATATGAACTCAAAAACTGTTTTAAATTGGCTTTTAGAAATAAATAATAAAAATAATGTGGAAATTAAATACAATATTAAAATTCAAAATATTGAGAAAAAAGATAAATTCATTATAAATACAAATAAAGGAGAATATATATCAAAATTTTTAATAATTGCAACTGGCGGAAAATCCTATCCAATGCTTGGATCAACTGGAGATGGTTATAATATAGCAAAAAAATTTGGACATAATATAATTAAACCAAAACCTGCTTTAACTCCAGTTATTATTAAAGATTATCCTTTTGTAGATTTATCAGGTAATTCTATGAATGTATTAATAAGAAAAAATAAACAGATCTTCAAAGGAAATATGTTATTTACTCACAAAGGTTTTTCTGGTCCTGTTATATTGAATTCATCTAGATATTTTAATTATGGAGATTTGATTAAAATATCATTTGTTAATTTTGATAATGAAGAAAATTTCAGAAATGATTTTTTTGAATTAATAAACAATAACAAAAATAGTCTTTTAAATGAAGTGTTGAAAAAATATAATATAACAAAAAGATTTATAGCAATAATGTTTAAGAGACTAAACTTAAATAATACAATAAAATGTAATAACATAAGCAAAAATGAAAGAAATAAAATTATTAATTATTTATACAATCAAGAATTTATTATTGAAAAGGTTGGAGATTTTAATGTATCTATGGTTACTTCTGGAGGAGTAGATACAAAAGAAATCGATTCCAAAACTATGGAATCGAAATTAATTGAAAATTTATATTTTATTGGTGAAGTATTAGATGTAGATGGAGAGACTGGAGGATATAATATACAGTGGGCTTTTTCTTCAGCTAAAGTTGCAAGCGATTCTATAAACAGTAAATAA
- a CDS encoding rhodanese-like domain-containing protein produces the protein MKKIVVSIIVIVFAILVINFFNSPKQSFQNIDPKEAYELIQTKDIIIIDVRTPGEYNSGHIENSINIDYYNSSFKNELSKLDKNKTYIIYCRSGNRSGKSLEIMRDLGFNNVYNITGGILKWKSYNLPLK, from the coding sequence ATGAAAAAAATAGTTGTTTCTATTATTGTTATAGTTTTTGCTATTTTGGTAATTAATTTTTTTAATTCTCCAAAACAATCATTCCAAAATATTGATCCTAAAGAAGCATATGAATTAATACAAACCAAAGATATTATAATAATTGATGTAAGAACACCTGGTGAATATAATTCTGGACACATTGAAAATTCAATTAATATTGATTATTATAATTCATCTTTTAAAAATGAACTTTCAAAATTAGATAAAAATAAAACTTATATTATATATTGTAGATCTGGTAATAGAAGTGGAAAATCTTTAGAAATAATGAGAGATTTAGGATTTAATAATGTATATAATATTACTGGTGGAATATTAAAATGGAAATCATATAATCTTCCTTTAAAATAG
- a CDS encoding EamA family transporter, whose amino-acid sequence MLNLILAIICSSLIAIIFKFSNRFNPNIFLVTSSNYFIATLISFILIDKSLFKTNIVFPILLGIPTGLLFFLSFLFYQKSIKNNGATLSGAFAKLGILYPVFLSMLIWREIPKPINLSGIFIAILGIIIVYFPIKGIKVNFDLILLSLFGGIAEFTNKIFQKYGIIEQKDIFLFFVFLSAMFFSIFMVKSFTKKDIIIGLLVGIPNLFSSYFLILALNKLSAPIVFISYSTGSILLITLISYFYFKEKINNNQKIGIIVILLSLILMNL is encoded by the coding sequence ATGTTAAATTTAATTTTAGCAATAATATGTAGTTCATTAATAGCTATAATATTTAAATTCTCTAATAGATTTAACCCAAATATTTTTCTAGTTACTTCATCTAATTATTTTATAGCAACCTTAATAAGTTTTATTTTAATAGATAAAAGTTTATTTAAAACAAATATCGTATTTCCTATATTATTAGGAATCCCAACAGGATTACTATTTTTTCTTTCATTTTTATTTTACCAGAAAAGTATTAAAAATAATGGTGCAACATTATCTGGAGCTTTTGCTAAATTAGGAATATTATATCCAGTATTTTTATCAATGTTAATATGGAGAGAAATACCTAAACCAATAAATTTATCAGGCATATTTATTGCAATATTAGGGATAATAATAGTATATTTCCCAATTAAAGGAATAAAAGTAAACTTTGACTTAATATTATTATCTCTATTTGGCGGAATAGCAGAATTCACAAATAAGATTTTTCAGAAATATGGAATAATTGAACAAAAAGATATATTTTTATTTTTTGTATTTTTATCAGCTATGTTTTTTAGTATATTTATGGTAAAAAGTTTTACAAAAAAAGATATTATTATAGGTCTATTAGTTGGTATTCCAAATCTTTTTTCTTCATATTTTTTAATATTAGCTTTAAATAAATTATCTGCACCAATTGTATTTATTTCTTACTCCACAGGAAGTATACTTTTAATTACTTTAATAAGCTATTTTTATTTTAAAGAAAAAATAAACAATAATCAAAAAATAGGAATCATTGTAATTTTATTATCTTTGATTTTAATGAATTTATAA
- a CDS encoding AAA family ATPase encodes MKINKISLKNYRNHIDTTIEFKSGINLLLGKNGAGKSSIFEALGIALFDVEPRDNNLKNAVTKEEKTATIVVEFSGNDSVDYIVERKIGSQSRYILKELNGNIISERKNNVLEKIGELAGINGTNAKDIFKNVISAYQNDLVNIFNLTPSSRKELFNKIFDTEIYEKIFSLLLQVENEYNKRILADKEKVNLLDEQLKNYVNIEKDISNIKQIIFEIEKIKKTLEEKKDNLEHERKSIQTKLEELKTLKNTLNSEKEKVEILRKNKDNIEKQILESQKALEIVKKTENGYNEYIKIELELNSLYKTERELRIKEKELKNIQEEINKKINEKNLLDVEIKNIDEKLEEYNVSLNQINDENSELKNTLKEKFDELNNTIIIEKNILEEIKKFEYDYEKYREFERKLKELDNNILEEDNLKKIISEKMKELNNYQKSLENTINKLEEKKKLEFRLNELKLKIDNFIKSKTQLQDGICPILNEKCLNLEEKGGSTNYFDLNINNLQSEKKELEEKIISLGNLDSYKKELENTINDFKVTIETMKNKLLDIESNKKLKSEILLEKNKIEKQYNNLSEKKIEYEKKKNEIISLKGKIENNLENIKESINKNNIKIKELEGNILSYIKKREINILKKEKINSEINILSSKEKELSKVLLDIENIEKLINEKEKIKVYFKEDYELYMKNNDLASKLDEYKFNLEQINNEIIIISNNINDLSEKINKYEDLDVLKNKLSNVELEINEVYKKINETFSKLSEYKNELKNLNILFDEKKEKEKQKKIFELNLKKNELKLNLTKDFRENIKSMGKYVSSEFTKIISSHATENYRKMTGKNETIVWDSERDYLVTLKDPLKGEREFSILSGGEQVSVAISIRTALANFLSKANFYILDEPTINLDEERKNMLAENLNNMLNEIEQAFIVTHDGTFSEMAENIIEL; translated from the coding sequence ATGAAAATAAATAAAATATCATTAAAAAATTATAGAAATCATATTGATACTACAATAGAGTTTAAATCTGGAATAAATTTATTATTGGGAAAAAATGGCGCGGGAAAAAGTTCTATTTTTGAAGCTTTAGGTATTGCGTTATTTGATGTTGAGCCTAGAGATAATAATTTAAAAAATGCTGTAACCAAAGAAGAAAAAACTGCAACTATAGTTGTTGAATTTTCCGGAAATGATTCCGTTGATTATATTGTAGAAAGAAAAATTGGAAGTCAGAGTAGATATATTTTAAAAGAATTAAATGGAAACATTATATCTGAAAGAAAAAATAATGTTTTAGAGAAAATAGGAGAATTAGCTGGAATAAACGGGACAAATGCAAAAGATATTTTTAAAAATGTCATAAGTGCATATCAAAATGATTTAGTAAATATTTTTAATTTAACCCCTTCATCAAGAAAAGAATTATTCAATAAAATATTTGATACAGAGATATACGAAAAAATATTTTCTTTGTTATTACAAGTGGAAAATGAATATAACAAAAGAATATTAGCAGATAAGGAAAAAGTTAATTTACTAGATGAACAATTGAAAAATTATGTAAATATAGAAAAAGATATTTCTAATATAAAACAAATTATATTTGAAATAGAAAAAATAAAAAAAACATTAGAAGAAAAAAAAGACAATTTAGAACACGAAAGAAAATCTATACAAACAAAACTTGAGGAATTAAAAACGTTAAAAAATACATTAAATAGTGAAAAAGAAAAGGTTGAAATATTGAGAAAAAACAAGGATAATATAGAAAAACAAATATTAGAATCTCAAAAAGCTTTAGAAATTGTGAAAAAAACTGAAAATGGTTATAATGAATATATTAAAATAGAACTTGAATTAAATAGTTTATATAAGACAGAAAGAGAACTAAGAATTAAAGAAAAAGAACTTAAAAATATACAAGAAGAAATAAATAAAAAAATTAATGAGAAAAATCTCTTAGATGTAGAAATAAAAAATATCGATGAAAAATTAGAAGAATATAATGTATCATTAAATCAAATAAATGATGAAAATTCAGAATTAAAAAACACTTTAAAAGAAAAATTTGATGAATTAAATAATACTATTATTATTGAAAAGAATATATTAGAAGAGATTAAAAAGTTTGAATATGATTATGAAAAGTATAGAGAATTTGAAAGAAAATTAAAAGAGCTAGATAATAATATTTTAGAAGAAGATAATTTGAAAAAAATTATTTCAGAAAAAATGAAAGAATTAAATAATTATCAAAAATCATTAGAAAATACTATTAATAAGTTAGAAGAAAAGAAAAAATTAGAATTTAGGTTAAATGAATTAAAATTAAAAATAGATAATTTTATTAAATCTAAAACACAACTTCAAGATGGTATATGCCCTATTTTAAATGAAAAATGTTTAAATTTAGAAGAAAAAGGTGGAAGTACAAATTATTTTGATTTGAATATTAATAATTTACAAAGTGAGAAAAAGGAATTAGAAGAAAAAATTATTTCTTTAGGAAATTTAGATTCTTATAAAAAAGAATTGGAAAATACTATTAATGATTTTAAAGTAACGATTGAAACTATGAAAAATAAATTATTAGATATTGAAAGTAATAAAAAATTAAAATCTGAAATATTATTAGAGAAAAATAAAATAGAAAAGCAATACAATAACCTTTCCGAGAAAAAAATAGAATATGAAAAAAAGAAAAATGAAATTATTTCCTTAAAAGGCAAAATTGAAAACAATCTAGAAAATATTAAAGAAAGTATAAATAAAAATAATATTAAGATTAAAGAATTAGAAGGGAATATTCTATCTTATATAAAAAAAAGAGAAATAAATATATTAAAAAAAGAAAAGATAAATAGTGAAATAAATATATTATCCTCGAAAGAAAAAGAGTTATCAAAAGTTTTATTAGATATTGAAAATATAGAAAAATTAATAAATGAAAAGGAAAAAATAAAAGTTTATTTTAAGGAAGATTATGAATTATACATGAAAAATAATGACTTAGCATCTAAATTGGATGAGTATAAATTTAATTTAGAACAAATCAATAATGAAATAATAATTATTTCTAATAATATTAATGATTTATCTGAAAAAATCAATAAATATGAAGATTTAGATGTTTTGAAAAATAAGCTTTCTAATGTTGAATTAGAAATAAATGAAGTATATAAGAAAATTAATGAAACATTTTCTAAACTAAGTGAATATAAGAATGAACTAAAAAATCTCAATATATTATTTGATGAAAAAAAGGAAAAAGAAAAACAAAAAAAGATTTTTGAATTAAACTTGAAGAAAAATGAATTGAAATTAAATTTAACAAAAGATTTTAGAGAAAACATAAAATCAATGGGGAAATATGTTAGCTCTGAATTTACAAAAATTATTTCATCACATGCTACAGAAAATTATAGAAAAATGACAGGGAAAAATGAAACAATTGTTTGGGACTCAGAAAGAGATTATCTTGTAACGCTTAAAGACCCATTAAAAGGAGAGAGAGAATTTTCTATATTATCTGGTGGAGAACAAGTAAGTGTTGCTATTTCTATTAGAACAGCATTAGCAAACTTCCTATCAAAAGCAAATTTTTATATTTTAGATGAACCAACTATAAATCTTGATGAAGAAAGAAAGAATATGTTGGCAGAAAACTTAAATAATATGCTCAATGAAATTGAACAAGCATTTATTGTAACTCATGATGGAACATTTTCTGAAATGGCAGAAAATATTATTGAATTATAA
- a CDS encoding metallophosphoesterase family protein — protein MKILHTSDWHLGRRPVGGIGEYSKTRYEDYFNAAEYIIDEAIKHNVDLFIIAGDLFDRSSLLPDILFRTEKLLTKLKEKNIDVLLIEGNHDKIYTHDDSWINYMENRNLVIVPKVYKNNEDYIFEPYIKNDIYFYGVPYQGVVIDEVLIELAKKIDKNKKNIIVVHTGIGGNFIPGCTKSEILDLFKDKVLYIAGGHLHTYNFYPKDNPYFFVPGCPEYWDLNEKNNKGYIIFDTENHTYDFFESKKRKVSSYTFDSLSDYEKIEELNIEKGEIIKLNIDYNIIKELNIDIEKKLLEKGALKVILNISYLDSSENYEIEDIDKQSIEEKIIKKWENIYSTNSKKTIEYLEILKDKVYENSQDIFDSFDHFLDVIIEGDKNENK, from the coding sequence ATGAAAATACTACATACATCTGATTGGCATTTAGGAAGACGTCCTGTTGGCGGTATAGGCGAATATTCTAAAACTAGATATGAAGATTATTTTAATGCAGCTGAATATATTATTGACGAAGCAATTAAACATAATGTAGATCTATTTATAATTGCAGGAGATTTATTTGATAGGAGTTCATTATTGCCTGATATTTTATTTAGAACAGAAAAATTATTAACTAAATTGAAAGAAAAGAATATTGATGTATTATTAATTGAAGGAAATCATGATAAAATCTATACTCATGATGATTCATGGATAAATTATATGGAAAATAGGAATTTAGTAATAGTTCCTAAGGTATATAAAAATAATGAGGATTATATTTTTGAACCATATATTAAAAATGATATTTATTTCTATGGAGTTCCATATCAAGGTGTAGTTATTGATGAAGTTTTAATAGAGTTAGCAAAAAAAATAGATAAAAACAAAAAAAATATAATTGTTGTACATACTGGAATTGGAGGGAATTTTATCCCGGGATGTACAAAGAGTGAAATCCTAGACCTATTTAAAGATAAAGTTTTATATATTGCTGGAGGGCATTTACATACTTATAATTTTTATCCCAAAGATAACCCATATTTTTTTGTACCTGGTTGTCCTGAGTATTGGGATTTAAACGAAAAAAATAATAAAGGTTACATTATATTTGATACTGAAAATCATACATATGATTTTTTTGAATCAAAAAAAAGAAAAGTATCATCATATACTTTCGATTCATTATCTGATTATGAAAAAATAGAAGAATTAAATATAGAAAAAGGAGAAATAATTAAGCTTAATATAGACTATAATATTATTAAAGAGTTAAATATAGATATTGAAAAAAAATTATTAGAAAAAGGAGCTTTAAAAGTAATATTAAATATTTCATATTTAGATTCATCAGAAAATTATGAAATAGAAGATATTGATAAACAGTCTATAGAAGAAAAAATTATTAAGAAATGGGAAAATATATATTCTACAAATAGCAAAAAAACTATTGAATATTTAGAAATATTAAAAGATAAAGTATATGAAAATTCTCAAGATATTTTCGATTCATTTGATCATTTTTTAGATGTAATTATAGAAGGTGACAAAAATGAAAATAAATAA
- a CDS encoding UvrD-helicase domain-containing protein yields MPNILNIEEMKKNLDKNYFISASAGTGKTYTITQYYLAILEKYEKENNPDIVQNILAVTFTNKAAGEMKERILEEIDKKLDQGKNYKYWRQIKTNLNRAWIMTIDSFCSRILRENNIVIGVDPNFTIINELKMELEIEKSVYNTLKILFQIYENTEYDLNEITNFLNDRKYIVNSYLKEIIENKEIFEGALKYILKELKLDTFKSVLSDTLKNWRTEMKLSSVPEFDLINKDFNDVLWLFKISVLIAQEIYYSYTNDQYQFDFKGVLDKTLETLDEERIKEKYQRRFKYIIVDEYQDTNFLQKALFDKIHNENNYIFYVGDRKQSIYRFRGADVSVFAVTEQEFDEDSRFQLNVNRRSNASIVEFANAFSKDVLFNKEILENYSKDEYIDVFNSLLYSEDKDKSEFEKETKDDIVPSIGNDDKHRIKYVFVSKDTENKGYIEYETIAKTINSLIGKKMKFRKRENGKIVFEEREIKYNDIAVLVKELKNSEEPIRNAFKKYNIPFYILGSKSFYNKNEVQTVLLALNAVQNPHNDFNFISYMMSLMVGMNFEKLDELVKIKKEKGYNSLYQTAEKADILSNSEKKGFEVLKKYVELKYYLKPTVILKGLITENNYLSKLTILPDSHYAIANVKKLINEAEQYNSLAVSFSELIRLLRKTSELTESEAAIEDEKQNVVRVLTIHKSKGLEFPIVILSGLSKKSQINSEEKSDEDMKISRENVEFSLPDNNIRYFVLKKLFLKKIKSMDISSLSIQDKIKIELGEKYLNMFDINKFLEDTEELRLLYVAITRPKEMLIPIIVEDKKANTLSELFKKVKYEKIDLISYSDLKYEIYSKESVIKNKVADIKEENLKNLKNFAYKKYIAPTYIINEIKKEENSKDLTDENYIKVDLNDFFSEQDFILKGTELHSLMESINSFSQIKNLIKSNILPEELDNDLIKRLFSYDNFKTEWRLVKRKVINNKEYMIFGVPDRVVFEENNIEVLDYKYSDLNNFKKIDDYKFQLQFYMYLLMDFGNPVKGYIISLKNGKTIEVDPDTEFEKKLEEKILKI; encoded by the coding sequence ATTTAAATAGAGCTTGGATAATGACTATTGATAGCTTTTGTTCTAGGATATTAAGAGAAAATAATATAGTTATTGGTGTAGATCCAAATTTTACTATAATAAATGAATTAAAAATGGAATTAGAGATAGAAAAATCGGTATATAATACTTTAAAGATATTATTTCAAATATATGAGAATACAGAGTATGATTTAAATGAAATAACAAATTTTTTAAATGATAGAAAGTATATAGTTAATTCATATTTAAAAGAAATAATAGAAAACAAAGAAATATTTGAAGGGGCATTAAAATATATTCTTAAAGAATTGAAATTAGATACTTTTAAAAGCGTATTATCAGATACTTTAAAAAATTGGAGAACTGAAATGAAATTGAGTTCAGTTCCAGAATTTGATTTAATAAATAAAGATTTCAATGATGTATTATGGCTATTTAAAATATCAGTTTTAATTGCTCAAGAGATATATTATTCATATACTAATGATCAATATCAATTTGATTTTAAAGGAGTATTAGATAAAACCCTAGAAACTCTTGATGAAGAAAGAATAAAAGAAAAATATCAAAGAAGATTTAAATATATAATTGTTGATGAATATCAAGATACAAATTTTCTTCAAAAAGCTTTATTTGACAAGATTCATAATGAAAATAATTATATTTTCTACGTTGGAGATAGAAAACAATCCATTTATAGATTTAGAGGAGCTGATGTATCTGTTTTTGCTGTAACTGAACAAGAATTTGATGAAGATAGTAGGTTTCAATTAAATGTAAATAGACGTTCTAATGCTTCTATAGTTGAATTTGCAAATGCTTTTTCTAAAGATGTTTTATTTAATAAAGAAATATTAGAAAATTATTCTAAAGATGAATATATCGATGTTTTTAATAGTTTATTATATAGTGAAGATAAGGATAAATCAGAATTTGAAAAAGAGACTAAAGATGATATTGTTCCTTCTATTGGTAATGATGATAAACATAGAATAAAATATGTATTTGTTTCTAAAGATACAGAAAATAAAGGTTACATAGAGTATGAAACAATTGCAAAAACAATTAATTCCTTAATTGGGAAAAAAATGAAATTTAGAAAAAGAGAAAATGGAAAAATAGTTTTTGAAGAAAGAGAAATAAAATATAATGATATTGCTGTTTTAGTAAAAGAATTAAAAAATTCTGAAGAGCCAATTAGAAATGCATTTAAAAAATATAATATACCCTTTTATATTTTAGGTAGTAAATCATTCTATAATAAAAATGAAGTTCAAACAGTTTTGCTCGCTTTAAATGCTGTACAAAATCCCCATAATGATTTTAATTTTATTAGTTATATGATGTCTTTAATGGTTGGTATGAATTTTGAAAAGTTAGATGAATTGGTGAAAATAAAAAAAGAAAAAGGTTATAACTCATTATATCAAACAGCAGAAAAAGCAGATATTTTATCAAATTCAGAAAAAAAAGGATTTGAAGTATTAAAAAAATATGTAGAATTAAAATATTATTTAAAACCTACTGTTATTTTAAAAGGATTAATTACAGAAAATAATTATTTATCAAAATTAACAATTTTACCAGACTCACATTATGCAATTGCTAATGTAAAAAAACTTATAAATGAAGCAGAACAATATAATTCACTAGCTGTATCTTTTTCTGAATTAATTAGATTACTTAGAAAAACTTCAGAACTCACTGAAAGTGAAGCTGCAATAGAAGATGAAAAACAAAATGTTGTAAGGGTTTTGACTATACATAAGTCAAAAGGATTAGAGTTTCCTATTGTTATTCTAAGTGGTTTATCAAAAAAATCTCAAATTAACAGTGAAGAAAAAAGCGATGAAGATATGAAAATCTCAAGAGAAAATGTAGAATTTTCTCTTCCTGATAATAACATTAGATACTTTGTATTAAAAAAATTGTTTTTGAAAAAAATTAAAAGTATGGATATTTCATCATTATCTATTCAAGATAAGATAAAAATAGAACTTGGTGAAAAATATTTAAACATGTTTGATATAAATAAGTTTTTAGAAGATACAGAAGAATTAAGATTATTATATGTCGCCATAACAAGACCAAAAGAAATGTTAATTCCAATTATAGTGGAAGATAAAAAAGCAAATACATTATCAGAATTATTTAAAAAAGTTAAGTATGAAAAAATTGATTTAATATCATATAGCGACTTAAAATATGAAATATATTCAAAAGAGAGTGTTATAAAAAATAAAGTTGCTGATATTAAAGAAGAAAATCTGAAAAACTTAAAGAATTTTGCATATAAAAAGTATATAGCACCTACATATATTATTAATGAAATAAAGAAAGAAGAAAATAGTAAAGATTTAACTGATGAAAATTATATAAAAGTTGATCTAAACGATTTCTTTTCAGAACAAGACTTTATTTTAAAAGGCACAGAATTACATTCTTTAATGGAAAGTATTAATAGTTTTAGTCAAATAAAGAATTTAATAAAATCAAATATATTGCCAGAAGAATTAGATAATGATTTAATAAAAAGATTATTTTCATATGATAATTTTAAAACAGAGTGGAGATTAGTAAAAAGAAAAGTAATTAATAACAAAGAATATATGATTTTTGGAGTACCTGATAGAGTTGTATTTGAAGAAAATAATATTGAAGTATTGGATTATAAATATTCTGATTTGAATAATTTCAAAAAAATAGATGATTATAAATTTCAATTACAATTTTACATGTATCTTTTAATGGATTTTGGAAATCCCGTTAAAGGGTATATTATTAGTTTAAAGAATGGGAAAACAATAGAAGTGGATCCAGATACTGAATTTGAAAAAAAATTAGAAGAAAAAATATTAAAGATTTGA